A part of Chitinimonas koreensis genomic DNA contains:
- a CDS encoding GNAT family N-acetyltransferase, whose protein sequence is MPGRLAVSLDAFELPPGCRVRPARPDDAEAVGRIRVAAWQAAYRGVMPDDYLDAMEAGARLDGLRSRLAAPGPAFRVLAGELDGAMQGFIIIGTPRFDTAAAVAELCALNLAPAAWGRGLGQALIAAGLDAARGDGAQRMGLWCIEANTRARRCYERAGFAAGGARRTTDDLTGHPLTEVDYWRNLQSLL, encoded by the coding sequence ATGCCAGGCCGCCTCGCCGTCTCGCTCGATGCCTTCGAACTGCCGCCGGGCTGCCGGGTGCGGCCGGCGCGGCCGGACGACGCCGAGGCGGTCGGCCGCATCCGCGTCGCCGCCTGGCAGGCGGCCTACCGCGGCGTGATGCCGGACGACTACCTCGACGCGATGGAGGCCGGGGCGCGGCTCGACGGATTGCGCAGCCGGCTGGCGGCGCCGGGGCCGGCGTTTCGCGTGCTGGCCGGGGAACTCGACGGGGCGATGCAGGGTTTCATCATCATCGGCACGCCGCGCTTCGACACCGCGGCGGCGGTGGCCGAGCTGTGCGCGCTGAACCTGGCGCCCGCGGCCTGGGGCCGCGGCCTCGGCCAGGCGCTGATCGCGGCAGGGCTCGATGCGGCCCGCGGCGACGGCGCGCAGCGCATGGGGCTGTGGTGCATCGAAGCGAACACGCGGGCCCGGCGCTGCTACGAGCGCGCCGGGTTCGCCGCCGGTGGCGCGCGCCGCACCACCGACGATCTCACGGGCCACCCGCTCACCGAGGTCGACTACTGGCGCAATCTGCAGAGCCTGTTATGA
- the glgC gene encoding glucose-1-phosphate adenylyltransferase, with amino-acid sequence MDDLIIARQLPRRSIALVLAGGRGSRLKQLTDKRAKPAVYFGGKFRIVDFALSNCLNSGIRRIGVVTQYKSHSLLRHLQRGWAMFRSEMGEFIDLLPAQQRIDEDSWYRGTADAVYQNLDIVRGYRPEYIVILAGDHIYKMDYARMLLDHVQSLEQLGVKGGVTVACIEVPLAEASAFGVMAVDDRRKIVDFVEKPADPPPMPGRPDQALASMGIYVFDADYLYRLLEEDILDEASEHDFGKNLIPKAVSQGRAVAHPFSLSCVSSYPHASPYWRDVGTIDAYWAANLDLASITPELDLYDRNWPIWTYQEQLPPAKFVQDAGGEHRVYNTIISAGCIVSVAQVTSSVLFNKVRVHPHCVIDQTVILPDVDVGAGARLSKVVIDRGCKIPPGLVVGEDAEQDAKRFYRSEGGVVLITREMLAGLQP; translated from the coding sequence ATGGATGACCTGATCATCGCGCGCCAACTGCCTCGCCGCAGCATCGCGCTGGTCCTGGCCGGCGGCCGCGGCAGCCGGCTCAAGCAGCTCACCGACAAGCGCGCCAAGCCGGCCGTGTATTTCGGCGGCAAGTTCCGCATCGTCGACTTCGCGCTGTCCAACTGCCTCAATTCCGGCATCCGCCGCATCGGCGTGGTCACCCAGTACAAGTCGCACTCGCTGCTGCGTCACCTGCAGCGCGGCTGGGCGATGTTCCGCTCGGAGATGGGCGAGTTCATCGACCTGCTGCCCGCCCAGCAGCGCATCGACGAGGACAGCTGGTACCGCGGCACCGCCGACGCGGTCTACCAGAACCTCGACATCGTGCGCGGCTACCGGCCCGAGTACATCGTGATCCTGGCCGGCGACCACATCTACAAGATGGACTACGCGCGCATGCTGCTGGACCACGTCCAGTCGCTCGAGCAGCTCGGCGTCAAGGGCGGCGTCACGGTCGCCTGCATCGAGGTGCCGCTGGCCGAGGCCAGCGCCTTCGGCGTGATGGCGGTCGACGACCGGCGCAAGATCGTCGACTTCGTCGAGAAGCCGGCCGATCCGCCGCCGATGCCGGGCCGGCCGGACCAGGCGCTGGCCAGCATGGGCATCTACGTGTTCGACGCCGACTACCTGTACCGCCTCCTGGAGGAGGACATCCTCGACGAGGCCAGCGAGCACGATTTCGGCAAGAACCTGATCCCCAAGGCGGTGAGCCAGGGCCGCGCGGTGGCGCACCCGTTCTCGCTGTCCTGCGTCTCCAGCTATCCGCACGCCAGCCCCTACTGGCGCGACGTCGGCACCATCGACGCCTACTGGGCGGCCAACCTCGACCTCGCCTCGATCACGCCCGAGCTCGACCTGTACGACCGCAACTGGCCGATCTGGACCTACCAGGAGCAGCTGCCGCCGGCCAAGTTCGTGCAGGACGCCGGCGGCGAGCACCGCGTCTACAACACCATCATCTCGGCCGGCTGCATCGTCTCGGTCGCCCAGGTGACCTCGTCGGTGCTGTTCAACAAGGTGCGCGTGCATCCGCACTGCGTGATCGACCAGACCGTGATCCTGCCCGACGTCGACGTCGGCGCCGGCGCGCGGCTCAGCAAGGTGGTGATCGACCGCGGCTGCAAGATCCCGCCCGGCCTGGTGGTCGGCGAGGATGCCGAGCAGGACGCCAAGCGCTTCTACCGCAGCGAGGGCGGCGTGGTGCTGATCACCCGCGAGATGCTGGCGGGGCTGCAGCCATGA
- a CDS encoding lysozyme inhibitor LprI family protein yields MRAAACILAAALAAGAAAADDPCPNATSQFDLNQCAGEAYGRADQRLNREYAALRGELDAAGQARLKAAQQAWLKLRDLDCAYQTHRSIGGSIHGMNVAFCRAAASEARASQFERWRRELGEPQ; encoded by the coding sequence ATGAGGGCGGCCGCCTGCATCCTGGCGGCGGCGCTGGCGGCCGGCGCGGCCGCGGCGGACGACCCCTGCCCGAACGCCACCAGCCAGTTCGATCTCAACCAGTGCGCCGGCGAGGCCTACGGCCGGGCCGATCAGCGGTTGAACCGCGAGTACGCGGCCTTGCGCGGCGAGCTCGACGCGGCCGGCCAGGCGCGGCTCAAGGCGGCGCAGCAGGCCTGGCTCAAGCTGCGCGACCTCGACTGCGCCTACCAGACCCACCGCAGCATCGGCGGCTCGATCCACGGCATGAACGTGGCGTTCTGCCGCGCCGCGGCCAGCGAGGCGCGCGCCAGCCAGTTCGAGCGATGGCGCCGCGAGCTGGGCGAGCCGCAATGA
- the glgA gene encoding glycogen synthase GlgA yields MKILHVAAECFPLLKTGGLADVVGALPAAQRAAGADARVLLPGFPGIRAGLLDARPVGTLPPKFGPGPIVLWQGRLPNGVPAYVIDAPMLYARDGNPYADAQQQPYADNHRRFALLGRVAAQVAEGFADDWLPEVLHGHDWHAGLAPAYLRQFAMVSGREVPATVFTVHNLAYQGVFPAACFGELDLPPGFMQMNGLEFHGQVSFIKAGLYYSDQLATVSPSYAREIQTAEHGCGLGGLLAGRAKTLSGVLNGVDEAQWNPATDAALAAPYDEDKPAGKARCKSALQAELGLAAEPGALLFGVVSRLTEQKGLNLVLAGAEALLAGGGQLVVLGSGDPALEAGFRTLAAAMPERVAVRLGFDEALSHRIFGGCDVALVPSRFEPCGLTQLYGLRYGTLPLVRRTGGLADTVADCSLENLADGTATGFVFERFEQADFDAAVRRAYALHADPVRWREVRRSAMRQRFGWDGPAAQYLELYRKAIARAR; encoded by the coding sequence ATGAAGATCCTCCACGTCGCCGCCGAATGCTTCCCCCTGCTCAAGACCGGCGGCCTGGCCGACGTGGTCGGCGCGCTGCCGGCGGCGCAGCGGGCGGCCGGCGCCGACGCGCGGGTGCTGCTGCCGGGCTTTCCCGGCATCCGCGCCGGCCTCCTGGACGCGCGGCCGGTCGGCACGCTGCCGCCCAAGTTCGGCCCCGGCCCGATCGTGCTGTGGCAGGGCCGCCTGCCCAACGGCGTGCCGGCCTACGTGATCGACGCGCCGATGCTGTATGCGCGCGACGGCAATCCCTATGCCGACGCGCAGCAGCAGCCCTATGCCGACAACCATCGCCGCTTCGCCCTCTTGGGCCGGGTGGCGGCGCAGGTGGCCGAGGGCTTCGCCGACGACTGGCTGCCCGAGGTGCTGCACGGCCACGACTGGCACGCGGGCCTGGCGCCGGCCTATCTGCGCCAGTTCGCCATGGTCAGCGGCCGCGAGGTGCCGGCCACGGTGTTCACCGTGCACAACCTGGCCTACCAGGGCGTGTTCCCGGCGGCCTGCTTCGGCGAGCTGGACCTGCCGCCCGGCTTCATGCAGATGAATGGCCTCGAGTTCCACGGCCAGGTCAGCTTCATCAAGGCCGGCCTCTATTACAGCGACCAGCTCGCCACGGTCAGTCCGAGCTATGCGCGCGAGATCCAGACCGCCGAGCACGGCTGCGGCCTGGGCGGCCTGCTGGCCGGCCGGGCCAAGACCCTGAGCGGGGTGCTCAACGGCGTCGACGAAGCGCAGTGGAACCCGGCCACCGATGCCGCGCTGGCGGCGCCCTACGACGAGGACAAGCCGGCCGGCAAGGCGCGCTGCAAATCGGCGCTGCAGGCCGAGCTGGGCCTCGCTGCCGAGCCCGGCGCGCTGCTGTTCGGCGTGGTCAGCCGGCTGACCGAGCAGAAGGGCCTGAACCTGGTGCTGGCCGGCGCCGAGGCGCTGCTGGCCGGCGGCGGCCAGCTGGTGGTGCTGGGCAGCGGCGATCCGGCGCTCGAAGCGGGCTTCCGCACGCTGGCCGCCGCCATGCCCGAGCGGGTGGCGGTGCGGCTCGGCTTCGACGAGGCGCTGAGCCACCGCATCTTCGGCGGCTGCGACGTGGCGCTGGTGCCGTCGCGGTTCGAACCGTGCGGCCTGACCCAGCTCTACGGCCTGCGCTACGGCACGCTGCCGCTGGTGCGCCGCACCGGCGGCCTGGCCGATACGGTGGCCGACTGCAGCCTGGAGAACCTGGCCGACGGCACGGCGACCGGCTTCGTGTTCGAGCGCTTCGAACAGGCCGACTTCGACGCCGCGGTGCGCCGCGCCTACGCGCTGCACGCCGACCCGGTGCGCTGGCGCGAGGTGCGCCGCAGCGCGATGCGCCAGCGCTTCGGCTGGGACGGGCCGGCGGCGCAGTATCTCGAGCTGTATCGCAAGGCGATCGCGCGGGCGCGCTAG